The following are encoded in a window of Salmo trutta chromosome 27, fSalTru1.1, whole genome shotgun sequence genomic DNA:
- the LOC115164397 gene encoding endoplasmic reticulum aminopeptidase 2-like produces the protein MEYISVNATYPKLRVEDYLVDTCFAAIGRDSLNSSRPVSSAAESPTQIAEMFDTVSYNKGACVLHMLRHYLTDQVFQSGIVRYLRRYSYSNAHNQDLWDSLANTCSEEEFTSGEHCYSSRQAAKNAYLYAGEHLDLTTMMNTWTLQTGVPLVTVTRQGSRLLLKQERFLRTAHPSDPAWPSLQQGFLWHIPLTYRTDTSTSIHRHLMTTLTDSVDVGEEVGWVKVNVDMAGYYLVHYGSGWDNLIQLLKDNHTALSFMDRTHLIHNAFQLTTAGRLSLDKALDLIGYLRSESHTVPLLEGLGYLEAFYRMVERRDIPDVTQNLRTYILWYFRDVIDRQTWSDKGSVSERRLRSELLSLACHLGDLPCLKQAQRSFTHWLDSNSTLNLPADVVETVYSVGAQEDTGWASLLQTYTHSLSETHKRKILSALASSRDTNKLTRLLELGVEGEVIRTQDLDSLIVMVARNPRGHHLAWSYVQKYWSTLVDKFQLGSFSIRNIIIGTTAQFSSTEELTEVRVFFESIHEQASQLRVTEVAMDNIQKNILWLQRNLGTLRSWLDQQID, from the exons ATGGAGTACATCTCAGTCAACGCCACATACCCCAAACTCAGAGTG GAGGATTATCTGGTGGACACCTGCTTCGCTGCGATTGGTCGAGACTCTCTTAACTCCTCCCGCCCCGTCTCCAGTGCGGCTGAGAGCCCCACACAGATTGCAGAGATGTTCGACACAGTATCctacaacaag GGTGCATGTGTCCTGCACATGCTCAGACACTACCTGACTGACCAAGTGTTCCAGAGTGGAATCGTGCGCTACCTTCGCAGGTACAGCTACAGCAACGCTCACAACCAGGACCTGTGGGACAGCCTGGCCAAT ACGTGTTCAGAAGAGGAGTTCACCTCTGGAGAACACTGTTacagcagcaggcaggcagctaaGAACGCA tatctgTACGCTGGGGAGCACCTGGACCTGACGACCATGATGAACACCTGGACGCTGCAGACAGGTGTGCCCTTGGTAACGGTTACTAGGCAGGGGTCTCGTCTCCTGCTGAAACAGGAGAGGTTCCTGAGGACCGCACATCCTTCTGATCCAGCATGGCCCAGCCTGCAGCAggg GTTCCTGTGGCACATCCCTctgacctacaggactgacacctCAACAAGTATCCACAGACACCTAATGACCACACTCACAG ACAGTGTGGATGTGGGGGAGGAGGTGGGCTGGGTGAAGGTGAATGTGGACATGGCTGGTTATTACCTGGTCCACTATGGTTCAGGCTGGGACAACTTGATACAACTACTGAAGGACAACCACACAGCTCTCAGCTTCATGGACAGAACACACCTCATACACAACGCCTTCCAACTCACCAC GGCAGGTCGGTTGTCACTCGATAAAGCCTTGGACCTTATTGGCTACCTGCGATCAGAAAGTCACACCGTGCCCTTACTCGAGGGGTTGGGCTACCTGGAAGCTTTCTACaggatggtggagaggagagacatACCTGATGTCACACAAAACCTCAGG ACGTACATCCTGTGGTATTTCCGTGATGTGATTGACCGTCAGACGTGGAGCGACAAGGGCTCTGTGTCTGAGAGGCGACTGAGGTCGGAGCTCCTTTCCCTGGCCTGCCATCTAGGAGACCTCCCCTGCTTGAAGCAGGCACAGCGCAGCTTCACACACTGGCTGGACTCCAACAGCACGCTTAa CCTGCCTGCAGACGTGGTAGAGACAGTGTATTCAGTAGGGGCCCAGGAGGACACGGGCTGGGCGTCTCTCCTCCAGACATACACCCACTCCCTCTCAGAGACACACAAACGCAAGATCCTCTCTGCCCTGGCCAGCAGCCGAGACACTAACAAACTAACCAG GTTGTTGGAGCTGGGTGTAGAGGGAGAGGTGATCCGTACCCAGGACCTGGACTCCCTCATCGTCATGGTAGCCAGGAACCCCAGGGGACATCATCTGGCCTGGAGCTACGTCCAGAAATACTGGAGCACCCTGGTGGACAA GTTCCAGTTGGGATCGTTCTCTATTAGAAACATCATCATTGGTACCACAGCCCAGTtctcctccacagaggaactcactGAG gTGCGTGTATTCTTTGAGTCGATCCATGAGCAGGCATCTCAGCTGAGAGTGACTGAGGTTGCCATGGATAACATCCAGAAGAACATCCTCTGGCTGCAAAGAAACCTGGGAACTCTGAGGAGCTGGCTGGACCAACAGATAGACTGA